In Holophagales bacterium, one DNA window encodes the following:
- a CDS encoding carboxypeptidase regulatory-like domain-containing protein, translated as MNPRPHFLRRLLRVVVCWAGLVSSAGMSSAVAGPAAPSVAERESLRQQTTELRRELWHLEEMLALTPLEVGEAITGAEARRAEIERALRGLATRLGTRSGIAPDAASEELLRARGELDSLQARIERRAARRSEVGPQLPSAPTREPGDLEIVATSTHTTCETALELGSTRVRGIVRPEVWFRVRVPKATNVAIRAEALDESVSVTTFSRCGGEALASSGSPLQNVLFTTSAGYGDLWIRLASRSQGSRRHNTFTIDAALDVGSISGRVTRADNGVGVSTQVQAYVEAGWSYRTTYSNEDGQYSIPDLPPGSYRVVVPYGGDLVGELFDNHHCAGGPPFGCSVASGDPVVVQDSTTTPGIDFQLVVGGHIVGRVRLVPEGTPPDSATVRILTPGGQDVAYDLIDPFGRYAISGLQGEYRAIAGASGREGQVYDHVTCVGPCSAELGTPIVVGPGDDRTDVDFDLPRLGAIAGQVLDSLGSPIPGATVGAYAVSTGGFIASATSSADGAYLIESLPAGLYTVTARPMHHEAKIWGGATCTYSESCFLECSAGTPVSVSPLLTTADVDFSLRPFQSIGGSVRREENGAPLAGVIVANGNGFYCQSTWGESNVAGEYRLEAVPPQGHRLRTSNSLGRVDEVYDGFNCGPNGCSSTGLPFTSVPVNLDAPTEGIDFSLALGASIHGFVRDSQGQGVSVCGLGGAVRLLWNGGAPLDDTCSGADGAFTFDTLAAGSYLVEVHAPSYNSERWDNVPCQAFCTGGTPISIAQGEERHGIDVALDHAGWIRGTALSGDSARRCWSSASIAAMDAGGAVVASGYARDDGSFLLTVPSAAPVYVTATAGGCERSLFPGLNCPGQIGVDCLLASGTPISVGLNQVAENVNFSLRAAPSLRGRVLQGPDGRPAPGVVVDAFLAADHTSAGSVQSGADGSYLLLAGAPGTGLLVATDNGVGAVDELWQNVPCPNGPAWLGLCDLNLATPIPLREYEVVTGIDFVLSGWPVFKNGFENGSLVGWGGSVSN; from the coding sequence ATGAACCCTCGCCCACACTTCCTGCGACGACTCCTTCGAGTGGTCGTCTGCTGGGCCGGTCTCGTTTCGAGTGCCGGCATGTCCTCGGCCGTGGCCGGACCTGCAGCGCCGAGCGTGGCCGAGCGCGAGAGCCTGCGTCAGCAAACAACCGAGCTGCGCCGGGAGCTCTGGCACCTCGAGGAGATGCTGGCGCTGACACCGCTCGAGGTGGGGGAGGCGATCACCGGCGCGGAAGCGCGGCGCGCCGAGATCGAGCGGGCGCTGCGGGGCTTGGCGACTCGCCTCGGAACGAGGTCCGGTATCGCGCCGGATGCCGCGAGCGAGGAGCTGCTTCGCGCGCGTGGCGAGCTCGACTCGCTGCAGGCGCGAATCGAGCGGCGGGCGGCGCGGCGAAGCGAGGTCGGACCGCAGTTGCCGTCCGCTCCGACGCGCGAGCCCGGCGATCTCGAGATCGTCGCCACCTCGACGCACACCACCTGCGAGACCGCGCTCGAGCTCGGCTCGACCCGCGTCCGCGGGATCGTGCGGCCGGAGGTCTGGTTTCGAGTGAGGGTTCCGAAAGCGACGAACGTGGCGATTCGCGCCGAGGCGCTTGACGAAAGCGTGAGCGTCACCACCTTCAGCCGCTGCGGAGGAGAAGCACTCGCTTCGTCCGGGTCACCTCTCCAGAACGTACTGTTCACAACTTCAGCCGGGTATGGCGACCTGTGGATTCGGCTCGCTTCGCGGTCGCAGGGCTCGAGGCGACACAACACCTTCACGATCGATGCGGCGCTCGATGTCGGCTCGATTTCAGGTCGGGTGACGAGAGCCGACAACGGGGTCGGGGTCTCGACCCAGGTTCAGGCCTATGTCGAGGCCGGCTGGAGCTACCGGACCACCTACTCGAATGAAGATGGTCAGTATTCGATTCCAGATTTGCCGCCGGGTTCTTACCGAGTCGTCGTCCCGTACGGGGGCGACCTCGTGGGGGAGCTCTTCGACAATCACCACTGTGCGGGCGGTCCACCGTTCGGTTGCAGCGTAGCCTCGGGTGACCCGGTCGTAGTGCAGGATTCGACGACGACGCCGGGAATCGATTTCCAACTCGTCGTCGGAGGACACATCGTCGGGCGAGTGCGGTTGGTCCCGGAAGGGACTCCGCCTGACTCCGCCACCGTGCGGATCCTCACGCCAGGTGGGCAAGACGTGGCGTACGACCTCATCGATCCGTTTGGTCGCTACGCCATCTCCGGGCTCCAGGGCGAGTACCGTGCCATCGCCGGTGCATCCGGGCGGGAAGGCCAAGTTTACGATCACGTCACTTGTGTCGGACCTTGCTCGGCTGAGCTCGGAACACCGATCGTCGTCGGTCCGGGAGATGACCGCACGGATGTCGACTTCGACCTGCCTCGGCTCGGAGCGATTGCTGGCCAGGTTCTCGACTCGTTGGGCAGCCCGATCCCAGGGGCGACTGTCGGCGCCTATGCGGTCAGCACGGGCGGATTCATCGCGTCCGCGACATCGTCAGCGGATGGTGCCTACCTCATCGAGAGCTTGCCGGCCGGCCTGTACACGGTCACGGCTCGGCCGATGCATCATGAGGCGAAGATCTGGGGAGGCGCAACCTGCACCTACTCGGAATCGTGCTTTCTCGAGTGTTCCGCAGGGACGCCCGTGTCGGTGTCTCCGCTCCTGACGACGGCGGACGTGGACTTCTCGCTGCGACCGTTCCAGTCGATCGGAGGCTCGGTTCGCCGAGAAGAGAACGGAGCGCCGCTCGCTGGCGTCATCGTCGCCAACGGGAATGGCTTCTACTGCCAGAGCACGTGGGGCGAATCGAATGTCGCGGGAGAGTATCGACTGGAGGCGGTGCCCCCGCAGGGGCATCGTTTGCGCACTTCGAACTCGCTCGGCCGCGTCGACGAGGTGTACGACGGATTCAACTGCGGCCCGAACGGCTGCAGCTCGACCGGGCTGCCGTTTACTTCCGTCCCTGTGAACCTCGACGCTCCCACGGAGGGAATCGATTTCTCGCTGGCCCTCGGAGCCTCGATTCATGGCTTCGTCCGCGATTCTCAGGGGCAGGGCGTTTCGGTCTGTGGTCTCGGCGGAGCAGTCCGGCTGCTGTGGAACGGCGGCGCGCCCCTCGACGACACCTGCAGTGGAGCAGACGGGGCCTTCACCTTCGACACGCTTGCCGCGGGAAGTTACCTCGTCGAAGTCCATGCGCCCAGCTACAACAGCGAACGGTGGGACAATGTGCCGTGTCAGGCATTCTGTACGGGCGGAACTCCCATCTCCATCGCCCAAGGGGAAGAGCGACACGGCATCGACGTTGCTCTCGATCACGCGGGATGGATTCGCGGCACGGCTCTCTCCGGTGACTCGGCGCGACGTTGCTGGTCCAGTGCTTCCATCGCGGCGATGGACGCAGGAGGGGCCGTCGTTGCTAGTGGCTACGCTCGCGACGACGGGAGCTTCTTGCTCACCGTGCCGAGCGCGGCTCCGGTTTACGTAACGGCCACAGCGGGCGGCTGTGAGCGCAGTCTCTTCCCGGGTCTGAACTGTCCCGGCCAGATCGGTGTCGACTGTCTCCTCGCTAGCGGCACGCCGATCTCGGTCGGCTTGAACCAGGTGGCGGAGAATGTCAACTTCTCACTGCGAGCGGCGCCGAGTCTGAGGGGGCGAGTGCTCCAAGGCCCGGATGGACGACCTGCGCCGGGGGTCGTAGTCGACGCCTTCCTTGCAGCCGACCACACGAGCGCCGGCTCCGTTCAGTCTGGAGCAGACGGAAGCTACCTGCTCTTGGCCGGCGCTCCGGGAACGGGCCTCCTGGTCGCGACCGACAACGGCGTCGGCGCCGTCGACGAGCTCTGGCAGAACGTACCCTGTCCGAACGGTCCCGCCTGGCTCGGCCTCTGTGACCTCAATCTCGCGACGCCGATTCCGCTGCGGGAGTACGAGGTCGTCACCGGCATCGACTTCGTCCTCTCCGGCTGGCCGGTGTTCAAGAACGGGTTCGAGAACGGGTCGCTCGTCGGGTGGGGCGGGAGCGTCTCGAATTGA
- a CDS encoding thioredoxin family protein, with the protein MRHRARARALAPATFAVALLLTSLLAATPLFAVAVGDPAPDFKLKDLDGKEVSLAQFRGKTVVLEWNNPNCPFSRKHSEEKTVVSLAAAHPDVVFLAINSTNASHRDFLQPDAYKKFNAEHGITYPALYDPSGATGQAYGAKTTPHMFVVDKSGKLAYAGAIDSAQSGGAKVNYVEQALAALAAGKPVDPVSTKPYGCSVKY; encoded by the coding sequence ATGCGACACCGTGCCCGTGCCCGTGCCCTTGCCCCCGCGACCTTCGCCGTCGCCCTGCTCCTCACCTCGCTGCTCGCCGCCACACCGCTCTTCGCCGTCGCCGTGGGCGACCCGGCGCCCGACTTCAAGCTCAAGGACCTCGACGGGAAGGAGGTCTCCCTCGCGCAGTTCCGCGGCAAGACGGTCGTCCTCGAGTGGAACAACCCGAACTGTCCGTTCTCGCGCAAGCACTCCGAGGAGAAGACGGTCGTGAGCCTCGCCGCCGCGCACCCCGACGTCGTCTTCCTGGCGATCAACTCGACGAACGCCAGCCACCGCGACTTCTTGCAGCCCGACGCCTACAAGAAGTTCAACGCCGAGCACGGCATCACCTACCCGGCGCTCTACGACCCGAGCGGCGCCACCGGCCAGGCCTACGGCGCGAAGACCACCCCGCACATGTTCGTCGTCGACAAGAGCGGCAAGCTCGCCTACGCCGGCGCCATCGACAGCGCCCAGTCCGGCGGAGCGAAGGTCAACTACGTCGAGCAGGCCCTCGCCGCGCTCGCCGCCGGGAAGCCAGTCGACCCGGTGAGCACCAAGCCGTACGGTTGCAGTGTGAAGTACTGA
- the typA gene encoding translational GTPase TypA encodes MSTEYSDHGGSSSRPDIRNVAIIAHVDHGKTTLLDAMLWQSGIFRANEHVVERVMDSIDLEREKGITIMAKNTSVEWRGTRINIVDTPGHADFGAEVERTLKMVDGVMLLVDASEGPLPQTRFVLKKAFEAHLAPIVVINKIDRPDARAAEVLDEVYDLFIDLDADETQLDFPVLYCNAKKGLCRREADGPDETLAPLFEEIVRTVPPPSFDPDKPLQLLVTSLDYDDYVGRLAIGRVFNGSIRKTQDIVRITLGGEQKPARITMLYGYDGLKRTEILEAGPGDIVAVAGLDEVNIGETFSEPDRALALPPIHVDEPTISMIFSVNTSPMSGREGTHVTSRKLKERLEKETLTNVAIRVEPTDSADGFQVSGRGELQLAILIEMMRREGFEMSVGKPEVITRRIDEVLHEPMEALTIDCPEEFIGPVTQKLGGRRGRMMKMANHGTGRVRMEFRVPSRGLIGFRGQFLTDTRGTGLMNHLFDGWEPWQGEIDHRPTGALIADRPGKATGYAIENLQPRGELFVSPTDEVYEGMIVGEHARENDLDVNIVREKKLTNMRASGADDALQLVPPRRMNLEQALEFIKEDELVEVTPKAFRLRKRILPANMRK; translated from the coding sequence ATGAGCACCGAGTATTCCGACCACGGCGGATCGAGCAGCCGTCCCGACATCCGCAACGTGGCGATCATCGCCCACGTCGACCACGGCAAGACCACCCTTCTCGACGCCATGCTCTGGCAATCGGGCATCTTCCGGGCCAACGAGCACGTGGTCGAGCGCGTCATGGACTCCATCGACCTCGAGCGCGAGAAGGGCATCACCATCATGGCGAAGAACACCTCCGTCGAATGGCGGGGGACGCGCATCAACATCGTCGACACCCCCGGCCACGCCGACTTCGGCGCCGAGGTGGAGCGGACGTTGAAGATGGTCGACGGGGTGATGCTGCTGGTCGACGCCTCCGAGGGGCCGCTGCCGCAGACGCGCTTCGTGCTGAAGAAGGCGTTCGAGGCGCATCTGGCGCCGATCGTGGTGATCAACAAGATCGACCGGCCGGACGCCCGCGCCGCCGAGGTGCTCGACGAGGTCTACGACCTGTTCATCGACCTCGACGCCGACGAGACGCAGCTCGACTTCCCGGTGCTCTACTGCAACGCCAAGAAGGGGCTCTGCCGCCGCGAGGCCGACGGGCCGGACGAGACGCTGGCGCCGCTCTTCGAAGAGATCGTGCGCACCGTGCCGCCGCCGAGCTTCGACCCGGACAAGCCCCTGCAGCTGCTCGTCACCTCGCTCGACTACGACGACTACGTCGGGCGGCTGGCGATCGGGCGCGTCTTCAACGGCTCGATCCGCAAGACGCAGGACATCGTCCGCATCACCCTTGGCGGCGAGCAGAAGCCGGCGCGCATCACCATGCTCTACGGCTACGACGGCCTGAAGCGCACCGAGATCCTCGAAGCCGGGCCGGGCGACATCGTGGCGGTGGCCGGACTCGACGAAGTCAACATCGGCGAGACCTTCTCCGAGCCGGACCGGGCGCTCGCCCTGCCGCCGATCCACGTCGACGAACCGACGATCTCGATGATCTTCTCGGTCAACACCTCGCCGATGTCGGGCCGCGAAGGGACGCACGTGACCTCGCGCAAGCTCAAGGAGCGCCTCGAGAAGGAGACGCTGACCAACGTGGCGATCCGTGTCGAGCCGACGGACTCGGCCGACGGCTTCCAGGTCTCCGGGCGCGGCGAGCTGCAGCTCGCCATCCTGATCGAGATGATGCGCCGCGAAGGCTTCGAGATGTCGGTGGGCAAGCCCGAAGTGATCACGCGGCGGATCGACGAGGTGCTCCACGAGCCGATGGAGGCACTGACCATCGACTGTCCCGAGGAGTTCATCGGTCCGGTGACCCAGAAGCTCGGCGGGCGTCGCGGGCGGATGATGAAGATGGCCAACCACGGCACCGGGCGCGTGCGCATGGAGTTCCGCGTCCCGTCGCGCGGGCTGATCGGCTTCCGCGGCCAGTTCCTCACCGACACCCGCGGCACCGGCCTGATGAACCACCTCTTCGACGGCTGGGAGCCCTGGCAGGGCGAGATCGACCACCGGCCGACGGGAGCGCTGATCGCCGACCGCCCCGGCAAGGCGACCGGCTACGCGATCGAGAACCTGCAGCCGCGCGGCGAGCTCTTCGTCTCGCCGACCGACGAGGTCTACGAGGGGATGATCGTCGGCGAGCACGCCCGCGAGAACGACCTCGACGTCAACATCGTGCGCGAGAAGAAGCTGACGAACATGCGCGCCTCCGGGGCCGACGACGCGCTGCAGCTCGTGCCGCCGCGGCGGATGAACCTCGAGCAGGCGCTCGAGTTCATCAAGGAGGACGAGCTGGTCGAGGTGACGCCCAAGGCGTTCCGCCTGCGCAAGCGGATCCTCCCGGCGAACATGCGCAAGTAG
- a CDS encoding CSLREA domain-containing protein gives MGNLTKTRGAALLGLALAVAPAGAATIHVSTTADEMLVDGNCSLREAVAAANGDASFDACEAGSGADTIEVPAGLYTIALAGAQEDLGNTGDLDLLGPVTLQGAGAGSTIVDGGLLDRVFDVNPLSVVDSFSVTVSGMTLQHGKVADLTAMDGGCVASRGSLLLDAVVLDGCTAVRTTPSGAMPRGGGLFNAGTLHLQSSRISGSLADSASFMDAGAGGGLYNLSTGVATLVDSTISGNGAGRNDFTNGRGGGIYNAGGTVNLERCTVAGNRAGGQSPGSSYGGGIYNASGSMALVNSTVSGNLSEGGISFAGGIQTAGSAAVMTLVNCTVAWNATPDMNQSDNLALAGGGLTLRNTIVAGGPESCSGLSAANSLGHNLESPGNLCGFASTGDQVNVPAAALALEALALNAPGTTATHALGAGSVAIGAADSPACPATDQRGVVRDAACDIGAFEWPPSIALLADGFESGNLLEWSGSLR, from the coding sequence ATGGGAAACCTGACCAAGACAAGAGGGGCGGCTCTTCTCGGGCTCGCCCTGGCGGTCGCACCGGCGGGTGCGGCGACGATCCACGTCAGCACCACCGCCGACGAGATGCTGGTCGACGGCAACTGCTCACTGCGCGAGGCGGTCGCCGCCGCCAACGGCGACGCGTCGTTCGACGCCTGCGAGGCCGGGTCGGGCGCCGACACGATCGAGGTGCCGGCCGGGCTCTACACGATCGCCCTGGCCGGCGCGCAGGAGGACCTCGGCAACACCGGCGATCTCGACCTGCTCGGACCGGTGACCCTGCAGGGAGCCGGGGCGGGCTCGACGATCGTCGACGGCGGTCTGCTCGATCGCGTGTTCGACGTCAACCCGCTGAGCGTCGTCGACTCCTTCTCGGTCACCGTGAGCGGAATGACCCTCCAGCACGGCAAGGTCGCCGACCTCACGGCGATGGACGGCGGTTGTGTGGCGAGCCGGGGCTCCCTCCTGCTCGACGCGGTCGTTCTCGACGGTTGCACGGCGGTGCGGACGACACCGTCCGGCGCGATGCCTCGTGGCGGAGGCCTCTTCAACGCCGGGACGCTTCACCTGCAGAGCTCGCGGATCAGCGGCAGTTTGGCCGACTCCGCGTCGTTCATGGACGCCGGCGCCGGGGGCGGTCTCTACAACCTGTCGACCGGCGTGGCGACCCTCGTCGATTCGACGATCAGCGGCAACGGCGCCGGTCGCAACGACTTCACCAACGGACGCGGCGGGGGGATCTACAACGCGGGCGGCACGGTGAACCTGGAGCGCTGCACCGTCGCCGGCAATCGCGCTGGCGGGCAGAGCCCAGGCTCGAGCTACGGCGGGGGCATTTACAACGCCAGCGGTTCGATGGCGCTCGTCAACTCGACGGTCAGCGGCAACCTTTCCGAAGGCGGCATCTCCTTTGCCGGTGGCATTCAGACCGCCGGCAGCGCGGCCGTGATGACGCTGGTCAACTGCACGGTGGCCTGGAACGCGACCCCCGACATGAACCAGAGCGACAACTTGGCGCTTGCCGGCGGGGGCCTTACCCTGCGCAACACGATCGTCGCCGGAGGGCCCGAGAGCTGTTCGGGTCTGTCCGCCGCCAACTCGCTCGGGCACAACCTCGAGAGTCCGGGGAATCTGTGCGGCTTCGCGTCGACTGGCGATCAGGTCAACGTGCCGGCCGCCGCGCTGGCGCTGGAGGCACTGGCGCTCAACGCCCCGGGCACGACGGCCACCCATGCGCTCGGTGCGGGGAGCGTGGCGATCGGCGCCGCCGATTCGCCGGCCTGTCCGGCCACCGACCAGCGCGGCGTCGTTCGTGACGCCGCCTGCGACATCGGCGCCTTCGAGTGGCCGCCTTCGATCGCCCTGCTCGCCGACGGCTTCGAAAGCGGCAACCTGCTCGAGTGGTCGGGCTCCCTGCGCTGA
- a CDS encoding choice-of-anchor J domain-containing protein, whose amino-acid sequence MALAAPVVAVDSPPQITFRGASRAIQFDVSPPLRDIPPIKPIPGLSLQTRREGMPGEDLNKTTGPQSIDLLVQDWIGSGEMPAPSISFNGPSNVSGVSPPDPVGDVGPNHYVAMSNLSFQVFSKTGTSLYGPALNNTLWSGFGGPCQTENAGDPVVLYDQFADRWLLTQFTANGPTYYNCVALSTTNDPTGTYYRWAFTTGTNFPDYPKYGIWSDAYYISTREFAGSPFAGVGAYALNRTQMIAGNPAPQVVSFLAAPTGAGANVGDGLLPADIEGPVLPPAGTPEFFLGTQDDGGPYSAASDAINLYKFHVDFAVPANSTFTLANTIPVGAFDSSPVFCSGRACIPQPGTTNKLDHLGYRQRPLHRAAYRNFGDHEAIVTNQSVEASATMSGIRWWEIRSPNSSPVIFQEGTYAPGTTDGIHRWMGSLAIDSAGNMALGYSVSDGVSVFPGLRYTGRLSADPLNTMPQGEGTIIAGTGSQTGSNRWGDYTSMNVDPIDDCTFWYVDEWVPTTSSVGWQLRIGAFKFDQCGTPDFYLAASPLDQTICAGSNATVTVNVGSISGFSNNVTLGATGNPGGTTVGFAPNPVTPPGSTTFTLGNTGAAAFGTYPINIAGTATASPGHNSNVNVTIDTAAPAAPSLTAPANGALNVAVRPTFQWGAAVQAVSYRLQVSNSAGFGSLLLDQAGITATSYTPTIDLPSNTVLYWRVSATNPCGPGADSSVYTFSTTALPGDCGIGTTPQQVFFENFDGVVTGWTHSGTGDTWASSTTRNHSAPNAYLAVDTTTVSDQRLVSPAIVLPAAASGLTLQFWNYQSFEDNPPNCYDGAILEVTTDGGTNWTQIPNGSLQTDPYNGTVSASFSNPLASLSAWCGDPQDWLNSVVDLSAYAGNTVQFRFRIGTDTSAGRSPDGWHIDDVKVQACMAGLFRDGFESGTFSGWNGGAYN is encoded by the coding sequence TTGGCTCTCGCGGCCCCGGTCGTCGCTGTCGATTCGCCGCCCCAGATCACCTTCCGCGGCGCCAGCCGGGCCATCCAGTTCGATGTCTCGCCGCCTCTCCGCGACATTCCGCCGATCAAGCCGATTCCGGGGCTGTCGCTCCAGACCCGGCGTGAAGGAATGCCGGGCGAGGACCTGAACAAAACGACCGGTCCGCAGAGCATCGACCTGCTGGTCCAGGACTGGATCGGCTCCGGCGAGATGCCGGCGCCGAGCATCTCGTTCAATGGGCCGAGCAACGTGTCGGGCGTGTCGCCGCCGGACCCGGTCGGCGATGTCGGTCCGAACCACTACGTGGCGATGAGCAACCTGTCGTTCCAGGTCTTCAGCAAGACCGGCACTTCGCTCTATGGGCCGGCGCTCAACAACACGCTGTGGAGCGGATTCGGCGGCCCCTGCCAGACGGAGAACGCCGGCGACCCGGTGGTCCTCTACGACCAGTTCGCCGACCGCTGGCTGCTGACCCAGTTCACCGCGAACGGCCCCACCTACTACAACTGCGTGGCCCTCTCCACGACCAACGATCCGACCGGGACCTACTATCGGTGGGCGTTCACCACCGGGACGAACTTCCCGGACTACCCGAAGTACGGCATCTGGTCCGACGCCTACTACATCAGCACGCGCGAATTCGCCGGGTCGCCGTTCGCCGGGGTCGGCGCGTACGCCCTGAACCGGACGCAGATGATCGCCGGCAACCCGGCCCCCCAGGTCGTCTCCTTCCTGGCCGCACCGACCGGTGCCGGCGCCAACGTCGGCGACGGTCTGCTGCCGGCCGACATCGAAGGACCGGTGCTCCCGCCGGCGGGGACGCCGGAGTTCTTCCTCGGAACGCAGGACGACGGTGGCCCCTACTCGGCAGCTTCGGACGCCATCAACCTCTACAAGTTCCACGTCGACTTCGCCGTGCCGGCCAACTCGACGTTCACGCTGGCCAACACCATCCCGGTCGGCGCCTTCGATTCGAGCCCGGTGTTCTGCTCGGGCCGTGCGTGTATTCCTCAGCCCGGCACCACGAACAAGCTGGATCACCTCGGCTATCGCCAGCGGCCGTTGCACCGCGCGGCCTATCGCAACTTCGGCGACCACGAAGCGATCGTCACCAACCAGTCGGTCGAAGCGTCCGCCACCATGTCCGGCATCCGCTGGTGGGAGATTCGCAGCCCGAATTCCAGCCCGGTGATCTTCCAGGAAGGGACCTACGCTCCAGGGACCACCGACGGCATCCACCGCTGGATGGGGTCGCTCGCCATCGACAGCGCGGGGAACATGGCGCTCGGCTACAGCGTCTCCGACGGCGTCTCGGTCTTCCCGGGATTGCGCTACACCGGGCGTCTGTCGGCTGACCCGCTGAACACGATGCCCCAGGGTGAAGGGACGATCATCGCCGGAACGGGATCGCAGACCGGCTCGAACCGCTGGGGCGACTACACCTCGATGAACGTCGACCCGATCGACGACTGCACCTTCTGGTATGTCGACGAGTGGGTTCCGACCACGAGCTCGGTCGGTTGGCAGTTGCGCATCGGCGCCTTCAAGTTCGACCAGTGCGGCACGCCGGACTTCTACCTCGCGGCCTCGCCGCTCGACCAGACGATCTGCGCCGGCTCCAACGCCACGGTGACCGTCAACGTCGGTTCGATCTCGGGCTTCTCGAACAACGTCACCCTCGGTGCCACCGGGAACCCCGGCGGCACGACGGTGGGCTTCGCCCCGAACCCGGTGACGCCGCCCGGTTCGACTACGTTCACCCTCGGCAACACCGGCGCCGCGGCCTTCGGCACCTATCCGATCAACATCGCCGGGACAGCCACCGCCAGCCCCGGCCACAACTCGAACGTCAACGTGACGATCGACACGGCAGCCCCAGCCGCGCCGTCGCTCACGGCGCCCGCCAACGGTGCGCTGAACGTCGCGGTCCGGCCGACCTTCCAGTGGGGTGCTGCCGTCCAGGCGGTGAGCTATCGTCTCCAGGTTTCGAACTCGGCGGGCTTCGGCTCGCTGCTCCTCGACCAGGCCGGGATCACGGCGACGAGCTACACGCCGACGATCGATCTGCCGAGCAACACGGTGCTCTACTGGCGTGTCAGCGCGACCAACCCGTGCGGCCCCGGTGCGGATTCGTCGGTCTACACCTTCTCGACGACGGCGCTGCCGGGCGACTGCGGTATCGGCACGACGCCGCAGCAGGTCTTCTTCGAGAACTTCGACGGGGTCGTCACCGGCTGGACCCACAGCGGCACCGGCGACACTTGGGCGAGCTCGACGACGCGCAATCACAGCGCGCCGAACGCCTACCTCGCCGTCGACACGACGACGGTCTCCGACCAGCGCCTCGTCTCGCCGGCGATCGTTCTGCCGGCGGCCGCCTCCGGGCTGACGCTGCAGTTCTGGAATTACCAGTCGTTCGAAGACAATCCGCCGAACTGCTACGACGGCGCGATCCTCGAGGTCACGACCGACGGCGGCACGAACTGGACGCAGATCCCCAACGGATCGCTGCAGACCGATCCCTACAACGGGACCGTCTCGGCGAGCTTCTCGAATCCGCTGGCCAGCCTCAGCGCTTGGTGCGGCGACCCGCAGGACTGGCTGAACTCGGTCGTCGACCTCTCGGCCTACGCCGGCAACACCGTGCAATTCCGCTTCCGCATCGGCACGGACACCTCGGCCGGCCGTTCGCCCGACGGCTGGCACATCGACGACGTGAAGGTCCAGGCCTGCATGGCAGGGCTCTTCCGCGACGGCTTCGAGAGCGGCACCTTCTCTGGATGGAACGGCGGGGCCTACAACTGA
- a CDS encoding IS3 family transposase (programmed frameshift): MRKKRFSEEQIIGVLKAAEAGMAVKEVCRQRGVTEATYYRWKKKFGGMEVSEAKRLRQLEDENRRLKTLVADLTLDKQALQWALGKKVVTSPARREVSTAIRVQFELSERRATRLALAHRSTVRYQARRKTDPRLQQRLLELAAQRPRHGCDLLWLQLRREGFAVNRKRILRLYRLERLGLRQKPRKKLIAAAQRSRELAATGPTQRWSMDFMQDSLSSGRCFRLLNVLDEYHRECLATEVDLSLPAERVTRVLDRLVSERGVPSELWVDNGPEFTSKALDRWASEKGVQMRFIRPGKPIENCFIESFNGTMRRDCLEANWFDSLADARQRIEAWRVEYNHDRPHTSLGGLTPAEFASLRSPTAPSGLQTPKNLVQ; the protein is encoded by the exons ATGCGCAAGAAGCGGTTCAGCGAAGAGCAGATCATCGGGGTGCTGAAGGCAGCCGAGGCCGGGATGGCGGTGAAGGAGGTGTGCCGTCAGCGCGGGGTCACCGAGGCGACGTACTACCGGTGGAAGAAGAAGTTCGGCGGCATGGAAGTGAGCGAGGCGAAGCGGCTTCGCCAGCTCGAGGACGAGAATCGCCGCCTCAAGACCCTGGTAGCCGACCTGACGCTCGACAAGCAGGCGCTACAGTGGGCGCTGG GGAAAAAAGTGGTGACCTCGCCGGCCCGGCGCGAGGTCTCCACGGCGATCCGGGTGCAGTTCGAGCTGAGCGAGCGGCGAGCGACGAGGCTGGCGCTCGCGCATCGTTCGACGGTGCGGTACCAGGCTCGACGGAAGACGGACCCGCGCCTCCAGCAGCGACTTCTGGAACTCGCGGCCCAGAGGCCGCGCCACGGGTGCGATCTGCTCTGGCTGCAGCTGCGTCGCGAAGGGTTTGCGGTGAATCGGAAGCGAATCCTGCGGCTCTATCGACTCGAGCGTCTGGGGCTGCGCCAGAAACCGCGCAAGAAGCTCATCGCGGCGGCCCAGCGAAGCCGGGAGTTGGCCGCCACCGGCCCCACACAGCGCTGGTCGATGGACTTCATGCAGGACAGCCTGAGCAGCGGTCGTTGCTTCCGCCTGCTCAACGTGCTCGATGAGTACCACCGCGAGTGCCTGGCGACGGAGGTGGACCTGTCGCTGCCCGCCGAGCGGGTCACCCGGGTGCTCGACCGCCTCGTCTCCGAACGCGGCGTGCCGAGCGAGCTGTGGGTCGACAACGGGCCGGAGTTTACGAGCAAGGCTCTCGACCGCTGGGCGAGCGAGAAGGGTGTCCAGATGCGCTTCATTCGGCCCGGCAAGCCGATCGAGAACTGCTTCATCGAGAGCTTCAACGGGACGATGCGGCGCGACTGCCTCGAGGCCAACTGGTTCGACTCCCTGGCCGACGCCCGACAGCGGATCGAGGCATGGCGCGTCGAGTACAACCACGACCGGCCCCACACGAGCCTGGGAGGGCTCACGCCGGCGGAGTTTGCATCCCTCCGGTCGCCTACGGCTCCCTCCGGGCTGCAAACTCCGAAGAACCTGGTCCAGTGA